Below is a genomic region from Fusobacterium sp. FSA-380-WT-3A.
ATAAAATTTTCATCTTGATGTGAATATTTAGAGTATCCTGTCATACTTCTCATAAGGTTCTCCTTTGTTTTCAGATGACAAAATAGGCGACCTGTGTCGCCTATTTATTAAATTACTGTTCCTCTTTTACTTCTTCTGGGATTATTCTTTTGTAATCTACATAACCTGTTCCAGCAGGTATTTTCTTACCAATAATTACATTTTCTTTTAATCCTTCTAAGTAATCTTCCTTACCTTCTATTGCAGCGTTTGATAAAACTTTTGTTGTTTCTTGGAATGACGCAGCAGATATGAAACTTTCTGTATTAACAGCTGCTTTTGTAATACCTTGAATTACTGGCTCATATTCAACAAGTTTTTTACCTTTTGCTTTTAACTCTTCATTTTCTAAGTCAACTAGTCTCTTCTCAATTACTTCATCTTCTAATAATAATGAAGAACCTGAATTTGTGATTCTAACTTTCTTAAACATTTGTTTAACAATAATTTCTATATGTTTATCATTTACAGTAACCCCTTGGTCTCTGTATACTTGTTGTACAGACTCAAGAATGAACTGTTCAGCAGCTACTAATCCTTTAATATTTAATATATCATAAGGAGAAATAGCTCCTTCTGTTATTTTGTCTCCTGCTTTTATTAGCATTCCATCAGTTACTACTAAGTGATCCCCAACAGAAACTAAATATTCTTTAAATTTCTCTGGATTCATTTCATCTTTTATTAAGATTACTCTCATACCTTTTTTCTTCTTAGCAGTAATTTCAACTTTTCCACTAACTTCGCTTAATAAAGCTTTTCCTTTTGGATTTCTTGCTTCAAATAATTCTTGTACTCTTGGAAGACCTCCAGTAATGTCTTTTGTTCCTTCTCCCTCTTTAATAAGTTTTGCAATTACTTGTCCTTTTGTTACTTTATCTCCTTCATGAACCATCATATAAGCACCAAATGGAATTTGATAACTTGCTTTAACTTGTTTATTTTCATCTAATATAAGTAATCTAGGGTTAACATCACCAGAATCTAATGGTTTTACTGATAAATATTCAGTAACTCCATATTTACTATCATAATTTGATTTAATTGTTAATTCTTTATAAGCTACAATTCCTTCTTGGTCACAAATTATAGGTACATGATATGGATTTAAGTTAGCAAGAACTTGTCCTTTTTCAACCATATCCCCATCTTTTACTTTTAAGATAGACCCTGAAGGGATTTCGTGGTCATTATTTCCAATAGTAATTTTAGCTGATTGGCTAACAACAATCTCCTCTCCTGTTTCTTCACTTACAAGTATTTTTACATCTTTAAATACTACTTTTCCTGAGTTTTCAGCTTTTTTAGTTGTAGCTGAAGCTGTTGCTGTAGCAACTCCTCCTGTATGGAATGTTCTCATAGTAAGCTGTGTTCCTGGTTCTCCAATTGATTGAGCTGCAATAACTCCAACTGCTTCCCCAAGTAATACTTCTTTGTGGTTTGACAAATCCATTCCATAACATTTTTTACATACACCTTTTTCTAATGAACATGTTAAAGGTGATCTAATTTTTACTTTTTGAATATTTAATTCTTCTATTCTCTTAATTAAATCTTTTCCAATTAAAGTATTTCTAGGAGCTATAACTTCACCATTTACAATTAAGTCTTCTGCTAATACTCTTCCATTTATTCTTTCTGATAATTTTTCTATTACTTTACCATCAGAAACTAGGTCAGAAACTTCAATTCCTTCATGAGTTCCACAATCTTCTGAATTAACTATAACTTCATGAGAAATATCTACTAATCTTCTTGTTAAATATCCTGAATCGGCTGTTCTTAAAGCTGTATCGGCTAATCCTTTTCTAGCTCCATGTGATGACATAAAGAACTCTAATACTGTTAGTCCTTCACGGAAATTAGCTTTGATAGGTACTTCTAGAATTCTACCTCTTGTATCGGCCATGTTACCTCTCATGGCAGCTAACTGTCTCATCTGTTGAATAGATCCTCTGGCTCCTGAAGTCGCCATCATATAAACTGGGTTAAATTGGTCTAGTCCACCCATCATTGCATCTGTAACATCTTGAGTTGCTTGAGCCCAAACTGCTATAGTTTTTCTATATCTTTCTTCATTTATTATTTTTCCATCTTTATATTCTTGAGCTATAGCTGCTACATCTTCATCAGCTTTTTTTAAGATATCTTTTTTAACAGCTGGTATTTCTAGGTCCTCTACTCCAACAGAAACTCCAGCAAATGTTGAATAGTGATATCCAAAGTTTTTAATATCATTAATTATATCAGCTGTTTTTGAGAATCCATATCTATCATATAAATCAGCTATTAATTTCTTTAATGGATTTTTTCCATAAGTCATATTATAATCTCTGATTTCTTCTGGTAAAATTTCAGAGAATAATATTCTTCCTGGAGTAGTTGTGACCATTTCTCCATTTATTCTTACTTTTATTATAGCATGTGTATCTATAACCCCATTTTCATAAGCTGTTAAAACTTGTTCTCTATTAGAGAATTCTTTTCCTTCTCCTCTACATCCAGGTCTATCTTTAGTCATATAGAAACATCCCATAACCATGTCTTGTCCTGGAACTGCTATTGGTTGTCCATTAGATGGAGCTATAATATTATTAGGAGCAAGCATTAATAATTTTGCTTCCATTATAGCTTCTGGAGATAATACTAAATGTACTGCCATTTGGTCTCCGTCAAAGTCAGCATTGAAAGCTGAACATACCAATGGATGTAATCTAATTGCTTTTCCTTCTATTAATACTGGTTCAAAAGCTTGAATAGATAATCTATGTAAAGTCGGAGCTCTGTTTAATAATACAGGATGTCCTTCTATAACATCTTCTATAATATCCCATACTTTATCATCTGATTCTTCAACTAATTTTTTAGCTGTTTTTACATTAGAAGCTAATTCTCTTTTTACTAACTCTCTCATTATAAATGGTTTATATAACTCAAGAGCCATTTTCTTAGGAATTCCACATTGATTCATTTTTAATGAAGGTCCTACTACAATAACAGATCTTGCTGAATAGTCAACCCTTTTTCCTAGTAGATTTTGTCTAAATCTTCCTTGTTTTCCTTTTAACATATCAGATAATGATTTCAATTCTCTATTGTTTTGAGCAACAACAGGTTTTCCTCTTCTTCCATTATCTATTAAAGCATCAACTGCTTCTTGTAACATTCTCTTTTCATTTTTTACAACAATTTCTGGAGCTTTTATTTCTAAAAGTTTTTTCAATCTGTTATTTCTATTAATAACTCTTCTATAAAGGTCATTTAAGTCAGATGTTGCAAATCTTCCACCATCTAATTGTACCATTGGTCTTAAGTCAGCTGGTATAACTGGAACATTTTTTAATATCATCCATGCTGGTTGATTTTCAGATTCAATAAAGTCTCTAACTATTTTTAGTCTTTTTGCAACTTTCTTTCTTTTTTGGCTAGAATTTACATCATCTAATTCTCTTTCCAATTCTTCTCTTAAAACAGGTAAATTTAAATCTTCTAATAATCTTAAGATTGCTTCTGCTCCCATTTTAGCGTCAAAAGAGTTACCATACATTTGTTTAAATAATTTATACTCTTTTTCATTTATAATTTTTCCAACTGGTAATGTTTCTTCATTACTTTGAACTACTATATATCTAGCAAAATATAAAACAGATTCAAGTTCTTTTGGAGAAATTCCTAAAATTAAAGCCATTTTATTTGGTGTTCCTTTAGAATACCAAATATGAGATACAGGGGCAGCTAAAGCTATATGCCCCATTCTTTCTCTTCTTACTTTTGATTTAGTGACTTCTACTCCACATTTTTCACAAACAAGACCTTTATATCTCATTCTTTTATATTTTCCACAACTACATTCCCAATCTTTTGTTGGTCCAAATATTTTTTCACAGAATAATCCATCCATCTCTGGATTTAATGTTCTATAATTGATAGTCTCTGGTTTAGTTATTTCTCCATGAGACCATTCATATATTTTTTCAGGTGAAGCAAGTTTTATTCTAATTTTTTCAAAACTCTTTATTCCCATATTAAATGTAATGCCTCCTTAATCGAGATAAAGTTTTTACACTTTATAATTTTTTGACCTAAATAATTAAGTATTATTTATTAATCATCTAATCCATCAAATGATAAATCTTCATCAAAAGATTCTTCAAATCCTTCATCTAATTCTTCTCCAAAAGTTGGAGTTCCTAATGAAAATTCAGTTATTGTTTCTTCTTTATTATAATCTTCATCAACATTTATTAGATTTCCATCTTTATCAAATAACTCTATATCTAATGCTATAGCTTGGAATTCTTTTAATAATACTTTAAATGATTCTGGTAAATCTGCCTCAGGCATTTCTTCACCTTTTACTATAGCTTCATATGTTTTTGTTCTTCCGTTTATATCGTCAGATTTAACTGTTAACATTTCTTGTAAGATATTTGAAGCTCCGTATGCTTCTAAAGCCCAAACTTCCATCTCTCCAAGTCTTTGTCCTCCAAATTGAGCTTTTCCTCCTAATGGTTGTTGAGTTACTAATGAATATGGTCCAATTGCTCTAGCATGCATTTTATCTTCTACTAGATGGTGTAATTTTAACATATACATTATTCCAACTGTAACTTTATTATCAAATGGCTCTCCAGTTCTTCCATCATATAAGGTTACTTTTCCACTTCTTGGATATCCAGATTTTTCTAAACGATCTTTTATTTCATCTTCAGTAGCTCCATCAAATACAGGAGTAGCTATATATCTTTCATCTTTATTTGGTATTTTTTGAAGTGCTAATCCTAAATGCACTTCCAATACTTGTCCTATATTCATACGTGAAGGAACCCCTAATGGGTTAAGTACTACATCTAAGTGTGTTCCATCTGCTAAGAATGGCATATCTTCTGCTGGTAATACTCTTGAAACAACCCCTTTATTTCCATGACGTCCAGACA
It encodes:
- the rpoC gene encoding DNA-directed RNA polymerase subunit beta'; protein product: MGIKSFEKIRIKLASPEKIYEWSHGEITKPETINYRTLNPEMDGLFCEKIFGPTKDWECSCGKYKRMRYKGLVCEKCGVEVTKSKVRRERMGHIALAAPVSHIWYSKGTPNKMALILGISPKELESVLYFARYIVVQSNEETLPVGKIINEKEYKLFKQMYGNSFDAKMGAEAILRLLEDLNLPVLREELERELDDVNSSQKRKKVAKRLKIVRDFIESENQPAWMILKNVPVIPADLRPMVQLDGGRFATSDLNDLYRRVINRNNRLKKLLEIKAPEIVVKNEKRMLQEAVDALIDNGRRGKPVVAQNNRELKSLSDMLKGKQGRFRQNLLGKRVDYSARSVIVVGPSLKMNQCGIPKKMALELYKPFIMRELVKRELASNVKTAKKLVEESDDKVWDIIEDVIEGHPVLLNRAPTLHRLSIQAFEPVLIEGKAIRLHPLVCSAFNADFDGDQMAVHLVLSPEAIMEAKLLMLAPNNIIAPSNGQPIAVPGQDMVMGCFYMTKDRPGCRGEGKEFSNREQVLTAYENGVIDTHAIIKVRINGEMVTTTPGRILFSEILPEEIRDYNMTYGKNPLKKLIADLYDRYGFSKTADIINDIKNFGYHYSTFAGVSVGVEDLEIPAVKKDILKKADEDVAAIAQEYKDGKIINEERYRKTIAVWAQATQDVTDAMMGGLDQFNPVYMMATSGARGSIQQMRQLAAMRGNMADTRGRILEVPIKANFREGLTVLEFFMSSHGARKGLADTALRTADSGYLTRRLVDISHEVIVNSEDCGTHEGIEVSDLVSDGKVIEKLSERINGRVLAEDLIVNGEVIAPRNTLIGKDLIKRIEELNIQKVKIRSPLTCSLEKGVCKKCYGMDLSNHKEVLLGEAVGVIAAQSIGEPGTQLTMRTFHTGGVATATASATTKKAENSGKVVFKDVKILVSEETGEEIVVSQSAKITIGNNDHEIPSGSILKVKDGDMVEKGQVLANLNPYHVPIICDQEGIVAYKELTIKSNYDSKYGVTEYLSVKPLDSGDVNPRLLILDENKQVKASYQIPFGAYMMVHEGDKVTKGQVIAKLIKEGEGTKDITGGLPRVQELFEARNPKGKALLSEVSGKVEITAKKKKGMRVILIKDEMNPEKFKEYLVSVGDHLVVTDGMLIKAGDKITEGAISPYDILNIKGLVAAEQFILESVQQVYRDQGVTVNDKHIEIIVKQMFKKVRITNSGSSLLLEDEVIEKRLVDLENEELKAKGKKLVEYEPVIQGITKAAVNTESFISAASFQETTKVLSNAAIEGKEDYLEGLKENVIIGKKIPAGTGYVDYKRIIPEEVKEEQ